One Henriciella litoralis genomic window carries:
- a CDS encoding class I SAM-dependent methyltransferase, protein MTDANTIREQQQDLWNGTSGKAWVDAQSIMDAMFEQAAHHLAGFVAAQTPKNVLDVGCGTGAVTLAAANAIEDGGACTGIDISQPMLALARERAAQQDANATFINADAETHDFGDQKFDTIISRFGVMFFGDPVAAFRNLRSATAPSAKMCVLAWRAPDENPFMTTGTRAAREFLPDMPRRDTSGPGQFGFADKAFVTDILEQSGWKYIEIMPLDIDCAFPASELDKFLTRLGPLGQLLKDEDPARRDEIMRSVKDAYSHFIDGDTVRYTAACWQIVASNA, encoded by the coding sequence ATGACAGACGCCAATACGATCCGTGAGCAGCAACAGGACCTCTGGAACGGGACGTCCGGTAAAGCCTGGGTAGACGCGCAATCCATCATGGACGCGATGTTCGAACAGGCCGCACACCATCTGGCCGGCTTCGTTGCCGCCCAAACTCCCAAAAACGTCCTCGACGTTGGATGCGGCACGGGCGCGGTCACCCTCGCCGCGGCGAACGCGATAGAAGACGGCGGCGCCTGCACCGGGATCGACATCTCACAGCCCATGCTGGCCCTCGCCCGCGAGCGCGCAGCTCAGCAAGACGCCAATGCGACCTTCATCAACGCCGACGCGGAAACCCATGATTTTGGCGATCAGAAATTCGACACCATCATCTCGCGCTTCGGCGTGATGTTCTTCGGTGATCCAGTCGCAGCTTTCCGCAATCTGCGCTCTGCGACAGCCCCTTCAGCCAAGATGTGCGTGCTCGCCTGGCGCGCGCCGGACGAGAACCCGTTCATGACGACCGGCACGCGCGCCGCCCGCGAATTCCTGCCAGATATGCCGCGCCGCGACACAAGCGGGCCTGGCCAGTTCGGCTTTGCCGACAAGGCGTTCGTCACCGACATTCTTGAGCAATCTGGCTGGAAATATATCGAGATCATGCCGCTCGACATCGATTGCGCCTTCCCGGCCAGTGAGCTCGACAAGTTCCTCACCCGCCTTGGCCCGCTCGGTCAGCTTCTCAAAGACGAAGACCCCGCGCGCCGCGACGAGATCATGCGGTCCGTTAAAGACGCCTACAGTCATTTTATCGACGGCGACACGGTGCGCTACACGGCCGCTTGCTGGCAGATCGTCGCGAGCAACGCCTGA
- a CDS encoding sodium:calcium antiporter — translation MLVFLAATVVVTLAGIRIIATADRLADRTGLGEAIFGGVLLGASTSLSGIVTSLTAASAGLASLAVSNAVGGIAAQTAFLVVADLIYRRVNLEHAAADANNMLMAAVLVLLMSLPLAANLAPEFTIFAVHPVSILLFIVYIFGVRSAVSLKNSPMWDPRTTSDTKEDTPDEDEAQIHSLPVMIAIFVGLSLVLAATGFAIAESGAVLSKNLGISQTVVGALLTAVATSLPELVTTLAAVRRGALQLAVGGIIGGNTFDVLFLSLSDIAYRDGSIYHAMTQADSLLLIGATIITAILLMGLILRERRGIGFEGLAILASYAGLMAIQISIG, via the coding sequence CTGCTTGTATTTCTCGCCGCGACCGTCGTCGTGACCCTGGCGGGAATCCGCATCATCGCGACCGCTGACCGTCTGGCAGACCGCACCGGCCTCGGCGAAGCCATCTTTGGCGGCGTTCTTCTTGGCGCAAGCACTTCGCTCTCAGGCATCGTCACATCGCTGACCGCCGCCTCAGCAGGCCTCGCCTCCCTCGCCGTTTCCAACGCTGTCGGCGGCATCGCCGCGCAGACCGCCTTCCTCGTCGTGGCCGACCTCATCTACAGGCGCGTCAATCTCGAACATGCCGCCGCCGACGCGAACAATATGCTGATGGCGGCGGTCCTCGTCCTCCTGATGAGCCTGCCGCTGGCGGCCAATCTCGCGCCGGAATTCACCATCTTCGCGGTCCACCCGGTCTCGATCCTGCTCTTCATTGTCTACATTTTCGGGGTGCGCTCGGCCGTATCTCTGAAGAACAGCCCGATGTGGGACCCGCGCACCACATCAGACACGAAGGAAGACACGCCCGACGAGGACGAAGCGCAGATCCATTCCCTGCCGGTGATGATCGCCATCTTTGTCGGCCTCAGCCTCGTGCTCGCCGCAACCGGCTTTGCCATCGCCGAGTCCGGCGCCGTCCTCTCAAAGAATCTCGGCATCTCGCAGACGGTGGTCGGCGCGCTTCTCACAGCGGTTGCGACCTCCCTGCCCGAACTGGTGACCACCCTCGCCGCTGTCCGGCGCGGCGCGTTGCAGCTGGCTGTTGGCGGTATCATCGGCGGCAACACATTCGACGTGTTGTTCCTGTCCCTTTCCGACATCGCCTATCGTGATGGCTCGATCTATCACGCGATGACGCAGGCCGACTCTCTCCTGCTGATCGGCGCGACGATCATCACCGCCATTCTTTTGATGGGTCTTATCCTGCGCGAACGCCGAGGCATCGGCTTTGAAGGCCTCGCCATCCTCGCCTCCTATGCAGGCCTCATGGCAATCCAGATCAGCATCGGTTAG
- a CDS encoding helix-turn-helix domain-containing protein translates to MLEKTPNSHASNKPHRVVTLAYDRLWPLEFGIAVEIFGWSRPEIIDVEWYDFTVAGPAEPIRTLGGMTMTPEHGYEVAADADTLIVPAWRDINERPPQDMLDAVKAAYDRGARIVSYCTGAFVLAHAGVLSGKRATTHWRDLAALKRAFPDVEIVEDVLYVDEGDVITSAGSSAAVDCSLHIIRTDFGAAIANQLARSLVTPPHREGGQSQYVEAPFQERSGQSVAGVLDWAREHLDKPLTIGDLADEAGMSERTFLRRFREGTGATPLKWLRRERVFRAMGLLEKTQLSLVDVSMQSGFGSVETFRTAFRDIAGTSPNAYRKRFELTA, encoded by the coding sequence ATGTTGGAAAAAACGCCTAATTCGCATGCATCAAACAAGCCTCACCGCGTTGTCACGCTGGCCTATGACCGGCTGTGGCCGCTGGAATTCGGGATCGCGGTTGAGATCTTTGGCTGGTCGCGGCCAGAGATTATCGATGTGGAGTGGTATGATTTCACCGTGGCGGGGCCGGCTGAGCCGATCCGCACGCTGGGTGGCATGACCATGACACCTGAGCATGGCTATGAGGTGGCGGCGGACGCCGACACGCTGATCGTGCCGGCCTGGCGCGACATCAACGAACGCCCGCCGCAGGACATGCTGGACGCGGTGAAGGCGGCCTATGACCGGGGGGCGCGGATCGTCTCTTATTGTACGGGCGCGTTCGTCCTGGCGCATGCGGGCGTCCTGTCCGGCAAGCGGGCGACGACGCACTGGCGCGACCTTGCCGCGCTGAAGCGGGCTTTTCCAGACGTGGAGATTGTCGAGGACGTGCTCTATGTCGATGAGGGCGACGTGATTACCTCGGCCGGTTCCAGTGCTGCGGTGGATTGCAGCCTGCATATTATCCGAACAGATTTTGGCGCCGCGATTGCCAATCAGCTGGCGCGCAGCCTCGTGACGCCGCCTCACCGGGAGGGCGGGCAGTCACAATATGTCGAAGCGCCGTTTCAGGAGCGGTCTGGCCAGTCGGTCGCCGGCGTGCTGGACTGGGCGCGCGAGCATCTGGACAAGCCGCTAACGATTGGAGACCTCGCCGATGAAGCCGGCATGAGCGAGCGGACATTCCTGCGGCGCTTTCGCGAGGGGACCGGCGCCACGCCGCTCAAGTGGCTGCGGCGTGAGCGGGTGTTCCGCGCGATGGGCCTGCTCGAGAAGACGCAGCTTAGCCTGGTGGATGTGTCGATGCAGTCGGGCTTCGGGTCTGTGGAGACGTTCCGCACGGCGTTCCGCGACATTGCCGGGACATCGCCCAATGCGTATCGCAAACGATTCGAGCTGACGGCCTGA
- a CDS encoding tetratricopeptide repeat protein, whose product MAQFALTASLTALAVATLSALNSPGAQTSRPHTPDRANAYTTLALVYHERGDKNEARDALERALRADPDNVAALKLMELYRYRGPQAK is encoded by the coding sequence ATGGCACAATTTGCCCTCACCGCCAGCCTCACTGCCCTGGCCGTCGCCACCCTGTCAGCCCTGAATTCTCCGGGCGCACAGACCTCACGCCCCCACACGCCAGATCGCGCCAACGCCTACACGACGCTTGCGCTAGTCTATCATGAGCGCGGAGACAAAAATGAAGCCCGCGACGCGCTGGAACGAGCGCTGCGCGCCGACCCCGACAACGTCGCCGCCCTGAAACTGATGGAGCTCTACCGCTATCGCGGCCCGCAAGCGAAGTAA
- a CDS encoding serine hydrolase domain-containing protein, with product MKREIVLASLAFIPLACQSVEGASRSFGELSEVDAVRADYLNERVNAILDSKGIVTAGLGLIKDGKLVWSTYYGVEASGQAASADTRFNVASITKTVTGELMVQLVQAGEISMDEPMSDYWLDPDIIDDPRHADLTPGIAITNRTGFDNWRFFRPDGKLTFNRDPGEAYGYSGEGFDYFARFAERKLGQTFPELVQNYVFDPLGMSNSYVAAGPEAAEHAVAGQTEDGEAPGIFCREQSGWCREPGEWGSAANMMTTVPDYARFLTGMLDQGRYDQSIQQQRYKVQADTGEDGVVDCESDMQTPCPERQGYGYGTIILQYPRTTVVGHGGYDWSQLAVAYGYTGSDDGVIIFLNAPVRLALRVMPDLIELLDPHSPFIGQYQRWDVRENGPTGYEMSD from the coding sequence ATGAAAAGGGAAATCGTGCTGGCGAGTCTGGCATTCATACCTCTCGCCTGTCAGTCAGTCGAAGGCGCTTCACGTTCCTTCGGTGAATTGAGCGAGGTCGATGCTGTCAGGGCCGACTATCTGAACGAACGCGTAAACGCCATTCTGGACAGCAAGGGTATAGTGACGGCCGGCCTGGGTCTCATCAAGGATGGCAAACTGGTCTGGTCCACCTATTACGGCGTAGAGGCGTCGGGACAAGCGGCCTCCGCTGACACCCGGTTCAATGTAGCGTCAATCACGAAAACCGTCACCGGCGAATTGATGGTTCAACTCGTGCAGGCTGGCGAAATTTCGATGGACGAGCCGATGTCCGATTACTGGCTCGATCCAGATATTATCGACGACCCGCGCCACGCCGACCTGACGCCCGGCATTGCCATCACCAACAGGACGGGTTTCGACAACTGGCGCTTCTTTCGGCCGGATGGAAAACTCACCTTCAACCGCGATCCCGGCGAAGCTTATGGGTATTCCGGTGAGGGGTTCGACTATTTTGCGCGCTTCGCCGAACGCAAGCTCGGCCAGACATTTCCTGAGCTGGTGCAAAATTACGTATTCGATCCGCTCGGCATGTCCAATTCGTATGTGGCTGCCGGGCCGGAGGCTGCTGAACATGCTGTCGCTGGACAGACCGAAGATGGCGAGGCGCCAGGTATATTTTGCCGTGAGCAATCGGGTTGGTGTCGCGAACCCGGGGAGTGGGGATCAGCGGCGAATATGATGACGACTGTGCCGGACTATGCCCGGTTTCTGACAGGCATGCTTGACCAAGGGCGATACGACCAGTCGATCCAGCAGCAGCGATACAAGGTGCAGGCGGATACGGGCGAGGATGGTGTCGTTGACTGCGAAAGCGATATGCAGACGCCCTGTCCGGAGCGGCAGGGATATGGATACGGCACGATCATACTGCAATATCCGCGGACGACCGTGGTTGGACATGGGGGATATGACTGGTCGCAACTCGCGGTGGCTTACGGCTATACCGGCTCAGATGATGGCGTAATCATCTTCCTCAATGCGCCGGTTCGTCTTGCGCTGCGTGTTATGCCCGACCTTATTGAGCTGCTCGACCCTCATTCGCCGTTTATTGGTCAATATCAGCGGTGGGACGTCCGCGAAAATGGGCCGACAGGGTATGAGATGTCTGACTAA
- a CDS encoding LytTR family DNA-binding domain-containing protein, producing the protein MSSKDRFFGLAAFAALFAGYFASFLLTLDQPILACFAAALCNTLGALIAAVPATLIVNHVVRQPVMWRVATMHVALAVVFAFGWYLATVVLFSLRPGWTRAGLQVAPFGDVALVWQIFQGVTLYAALALFSYWRAAERKLEAAVTEASLAARAVPAVEKAADTVLIRRDRDVIPLNLSDIVCIVGADGYCEVVTPERTLLSTTSLAKFEDLLPSARFVRAHRSFIVRLEAIRSAEPAGNGKLLLNLDGGRTLVTSRVGAQRLKALAV; encoded by the coding sequence GTGTCGTCAAAGGATCGTTTCTTCGGCCTGGCGGCGTTCGCAGCGCTTTTCGCGGGATATTTCGCTTCCTTCCTGCTCACGCTTGATCAGCCAATACTGGCATGTTTCGCAGCCGCGCTCTGCAATACGCTTGGCGCACTGATTGCGGCGGTCCCGGCAACGCTGATCGTCAACCATGTCGTTCGTCAGCCCGTGATGTGGCGGGTGGCAACGATGCATGTCGCGCTGGCTGTCGTTTTCGCTTTCGGTTGGTATTTGGCCACCGTCGTGCTGTTCAGCCTTCGGCCGGGATGGACGCGAGCGGGCCTGCAGGTCGCCCCGTTTGGTGACGTGGCGCTCGTCTGGCAGATTTTTCAAGGCGTCACGCTCTATGCAGCGCTGGCTTTGTTCAGCTACTGGCGCGCCGCCGAGCGGAAGCTGGAAGCTGCCGTCACCGAGGCGTCGCTGGCGGCGCGCGCGGTACCGGCTGTTGAAAAGGCAGCGGACACCGTGCTCATCCGGCGCGACCGGGATGTGATCCCGCTCAATCTGTCCGACATTGTCTGCATCGTCGGTGCCGACGGCTATTGCGAGGTCGTCACGCCTGAACGCACCTTGCTCTCCACGACGTCTCTGGCGAAGTTTGAGGATTTGTTGCCAAGTGCGCGCTTCGTGCGGGCGCACCGGTCGTTCATCGTCAGATTGGAGGCGATCCGCAGCGCAGAACCAGCAGGCAATGGCAAGCTCCTCCTGAATCTCGATGGCGGGCGGACACTCGTTACCAGCCGCGTGGGGGCGCAGCGGCTGAAGGCGCTGGCCGTTTAG
- the dapD gene encoding 2,3,4,5-tetrahydropyridine-2,6-dicarboxylate N-succinyltransferase: protein MTANLETTINQAWEDRAELSTSTMGDVRDAVDAAIELLDSGKGRVAEPDGKGGWTVNQWLKKAVLLSFRLNANGMISGVPGQGNWWDKVPSKFEGWGEAEFEAAGFRAVPPAAVRRGAYVAKNAVLMPSYVNIGAHVGEGTMIDTWASVGSCAQVGANCHISAGTGIGGVLEPLQANPTIIEDNCFIGARSEVVEGVIVGEGSVIAMGVFITQSTKIVYRETGEVTYGKVPPYSVVVPGTLPDKNGGPSLACAVIVKTVDARTREKTGVNELLRP, encoded by the coding sequence ATGACTGCGAACCTTGAGACCACCATCAATCAGGCCTGGGAAGACCGCGCCGAGCTTTCGACTTCGACCATGGGCGATGTGCGTGATGCGGTGGACGCGGCCATCGAGCTGCTCGACAGCGGCAAGGGCCGGGTGGCCGAGCCTGATGGCAAGGGCGGCTGGACGGTGAACCAGTGGCTCAAGAAGGCGGTGCTGCTGTCGTTCCGCCTCAACGCCAATGGCATGATTTCCGGCGTGCCGGGTCAAGGCAATTGGTGGGACAAGGTGCCGTCAAAGTTTGAAGGCTGGGGCGAGGCTGAGTTTGAAGCGGCAGGCTTCCGCGCTGTGCCGCCGGCGGCTGTGCGCCGGGGCGCCTATGTCGCGAAGAATGCGGTGCTGATGCCGTCTTACGTAAATATCGGCGCGCATGTCGGTGAAGGCACGATGATCGATACCTGGGCGTCGGTCGGCTCTTGCGCGCAAGTTGGCGCGAACTGCCACATCTCTGCCGGCACAGGCATTGGCGGCGTGCTGGAACCGCTGCAGGCAAACCCGACGATCATCGAAGACAATTGCTTTATCGGCGCGCGCTCTGAAGTCGTCGAAGGCGTGATCGTCGGCGAAGGTTCTGTCATCGCGATGGGGGTGTTCATCACCCAATCGACGAAGATTGTCTACCGCGAGACCGGCGAGGTCACCTATGGCAAGGTGCCGCCTTATTCGGTCGTCGTGCCGGGCACACTGCCCGACAAGAATGGCGGCCCATCGCTCGCCTGCGCCGTGATCGTGAAAACGGTCGATGCGCGCACGCGTGAGAAGACCGGGGTTAACGAGCTTCTGCGGCCTTAG
- a CDS encoding potassium channel family protein, with protein MANKRRTVAIIGLGAFGTVLARELTRMGDIVIGLDRDESRVSQICDEIESAMQVDASDMKSLKQCGLDVCDCIMVSIGEDMQASILTAMNVQELGCPILWVKAQSLEHIKILKALGITNIVHAEQDYGLRVAQVIHNPRVSDYLSLGKGKYIAEIKVPEQLTSTKIGDLRLDPHGLRCLGVFREGALLETEIAKITLVADDSLLIYGERPDLRRFADEF; from the coding sequence ATGGCCAATAAGCGCAGAACCGTCGCCATCATTGGGCTTGGCGCGTTCGGAACCGTCCTCGCGCGTGAACTGACGCGTATGGGGGACATCGTCATCGGGCTCGATCGCGACGAAAGCCGCGTCAGTCAGATTTGTGATGAAATCGAGTCGGCGATGCAGGTCGATGCGAGCGATATGAAATCACTGAAACAATGCGGCCTCGATGTCTGCGACTGCATCATGGTTTCGATCGGCGAAGACATGCAGGCAAGCATCCTCACCGCCATGAATGTGCAAGAGCTCGGCTGCCCGATCTTATGGGTCAAGGCGCAAAGCCTTGAGCACATCAAGATCCTGAAAGCCCTGGGGATCACGAATATCGTTCACGCCGAACAGGATTATGGGCTTCGTGTTGCCCAGGTGATTCATAACCCCCGCGTTTCTGATTATCTCTCGCTCGGCAAGGGCAAGTATATCGCGGAAATCAAAGTGCCAGAGCAGCTGACCTCCACGAAAATTGGCGATCTGCGCCTCGATCCGCACGGCCTTCGCTGCCTCGGCGTTTTCCGCGAGGGCGCCTTGCTGGAAACCGAGATTGCCAAAATCACACTCGTCGCAGATGACAGTCTCCTGATCTATGGAGAACGACCGGACCTTCGCCGGTTTGCGGACGAGTTTTAG
- a CDS encoding TrkH family potassium uptake protein: MPFLKDLPAPALLVLVYLSWIVIGTGLLLLPVASTQGISLSDALFTSTSAVTVTGLAVVDTGTAFTPFGQGVLMLLIQLGGMGLMTFAVMVLSSLGLKIGMAHRRYLREEMGLASMGGVLDLVWIIFRIVLVCELLGMFLMATVFVPEFGWKQGLWQAAFHSISAFNNAGFSLFPDSLMGYVDNPVIIFTVSIQFMIGGLGFAVLSDIMVFRKWSRFSLHTRLMLAGTLAIVAVSCLTYGLLEWTNPETLGGLHSLQAKLQAVWFESVTPRTAGFNSMNTAGIHDSTALFTMILMVIGGGSTSTAGGIKVTTAVVLFLATIAFFRKTGRMRAFGYSIGLEQGLKVMALLTVSLFLILIGLFILVGTHHHLDFIDAAFEVTSAFGTVGLSRGATGELNDIGRLVICAIMFLGRLGPLTLGFFLASKTPPRVKYPEGQVFLG, from the coding sequence ATGCCGTTCCTGAAGGACCTTCCAGCACCAGCGCTTCTGGTCCTGGTCTATCTTAGCTGGATTGTGATCGGGACGGGGCTCCTCCTCCTGCCGGTCGCGTCAACGCAAGGCATCAGCCTGTCTGACGCCCTCTTCACATCAACCTCCGCCGTCACAGTGACCGGGCTGGCCGTTGTCGATACCGGCACGGCGTTCACGCCATTCGGCCAGGGCGTGCTGATGCTGCTGATCCAGCTTGGCGGCATGGGTCTGATGACATTCGCAGTCATGGTGCTGTCCTCGCTGGGCCTGAAGATCGGCATGGCGCACCGCCGATATCTGCGCGAGGAGATGGGCCTTGCGTCCATGGGCGGGGTGCTTGATCTGGTCTGGATCATCTTCCGCATCGTGCTCGTCTGCGAACTGCTCGGCATGTTCTTGATGGCGACCGTCTTCGTGCCGGAGTTCGGTTGGAAGCAAGGGCTCTGGCAAGCGGCATTTCATTCCATTTCGGCCTTCAACAATGCCGGTTTCTCGCTCTTCCCGGACAGCCTGATGGGCTATGTCGACAACCCGGTCATCATCTTCACCGTCTCTATCCAGTTCATGATTGGCGGCCTCGGCTTTGCCGTCCTCTCAGACATCATGGTGTTTCGCAAATGGAGCCGCTTTTCGCTTCATACCCGCCTGATGCTGGCTGGTACGCTCGCCATCGTCGCGGTGTCCTGCCTCACCTATGGCCTGCTCGAATGGACCAATCCTGAAACGCTGGGCGGTCTTCACTCATTGCAAGCCAAGCTTCAGGCCGTCTGGTTTGAAAGCGTTACACCGCGCACGGCGGGCTTCAATTCTATGAATACCGCCGGCATCCATGACAGTACCGCCCTCTTCACGATGATCCTGATGGTCATTGGCGGCGGCAGCACGTCCACCGCAGGCGGCATCAAGGTGACAACTGCCGTCGTGCTTTTTCTGGCCACGATTGCTTTCTTCAGGAAAACCGGCCGCATGCGCGCCTTCGGCTACAGCATCGGGCTCGAACAGGGCCTTAAAGTGATGGCGCTGCTCACTGTCAGCCTGTTTCTCATCCTGATCGGCCTCTTCATTCTGGTCGGTACGCACCATCATCTGGACTTCATCGACGCCGCCTTCGAAGTGACCTCCGCCTTTGGCACGGTAGGCCTCAGCCGCGGCGCGACCGGCGAGCTCAACGACATTGGCCGCCTCGTCATCTGCGCCATCATGTTCCTCGGCCGGCTTGGCCCGCTAACGCTCGGCTTCTTCCTCGCCTCAAAGACCCCGCCGCGCGTCAAATACCCCGAAGGACAGGTCTTCCTCGGCTAG
- a CDS encoding alpha/beta hydrolase fold domain-containing protein, with product MKLDIATTALLAQFASADGPPMHEMSPDEARLVGEAMAGAYPDGPEMAETRDIEIPASDGGKIPARIHRPVDAPKGVLIYYHGGGWVLSNIDQYDCVGRQLAERTACTVLLVDYRKAPEFEYPTAPNDAWDALNWAATHGAELGGKDLPLMVGGDSAGGNLAAIVCQKAKAAGGPEIAMQLLIYPVTDCDMTRPTYADMDNQLLLNTPMMKWFWDYYAPNEDDRKNVDASPLRADDLSGLPPAVVITAEYDILREESEAYAAALRKAGVPVTHKQFDRQMHNFFAMPGLLPAQAKAIEYVGDQISQHIARFSEADAVIVGAGFAGMYQLKRLREMGLKVRVLEAGDGVGGTWYWNRYPGARCDIESLGYSFGFDPELEQEWGWTERYATQPEILTYAQHVADRYDLKKDITFETRVTRAIYDEDTERWTIYTDTGEAISTQFYIMATGCLSVPKEPDIEGSDSFEGPTYITGRWPHEGVDFTGKKVAVIGTGSSAIQSIPHIAEQASHLTVYQRTPAYSLPAGNRPLSNSEVSEMKERYRDFREEQKYNFAGIPHPKRELEPAAMVPPEERQRRLEEGWTQGLTGLTTKFADTLVDEEANEVVANYIREQIKARVDDPELAETLTPYSYPFGTKRPCLDTNYYETFNRDNVSLVDLRKTPMERITPKGIKTSEGEEAFDVIVFATGFDAMTGAILNVDIRGKGGLALADKWANGPHTYLGLAIEGFPNLFTITGPSSPSVLSNMMVSIEQHVDWVSDCIGWMRGKDLATIEPTEAAEDEWAEHNEAVAEQTLFPQANSWYIGANVPGKPRTFMAYIAGVDVYRIICDQIAASGYHGFETSKAKQAAVAA from the coding sequence ATGAAATTGGATATCGCGACGACGGCTCTGTTGGCACAATTTGCCTCAGCAGACGGCCCACCCATGCATGAGATGAGCCCGGACGAGGCGCGCCTCGTGGGTGAGGCGATGGCGGGGGCTTACCCCGATGGCCCCGAGATGGCCGAGACGCGAGATATCGAGATCCCGGCGAGTGACGGTGGCAAGATCCCCGCGCGCATTCACCGGCCGGTCGACGCGCCCAAAGGCGTGCTGATCTACTATCATGGCGGCGGCTGGGTCCTCTCCAATATCGATCAGTATGATTGCGTTGGCCGCCAACTGGCTGAGCGGACGGCCTGCACCGTGTTGCTGGTGGATTATCGCAAGGCGCCGGAGTTTGAATATCCGACCGCGCCGAACGATGCCTGGGATGCACTGAACTGGGCGGCGACCCATGGCGCAGAGCTGGGCGGTAAGGACCTGCCGCTGATGGTGGGCGGTGACAGTGCGGGCGGCAACCTCGCGGCGATTGTCTGCCAGAAGGCGAAAGCAGCCGGCGGGCCGGAGATTGCGATGCAACTGCTCATCTATCCGGTGACCGATTGCGACATGACGCGCCCGACCTATGCCGACATGGACAACCAGCTTCTGCTCAATACGCCGATGATGAAATGGTTCTGGGACTATTACGCGCCAAACGAAGACGACCGGAAGAATGTCGATGCCTCGCCGCTGCGCGCCGATGATCTGTCGGGACTGCCACCGGCCGTGGTGATCACGGCTGAGTACGACATTCTGCGTGAAGAAAGCGAGGCTTATGCCGCGGCGCTTCGCAAGGCAGGTGTGCCGGTCACCCACAAACAGTTCGATCGCCAGATGCACAACTTCTTCGCGATGCCGGGGCTATTGCCGGCGCAGGCGAAGGCGATTGAATATGTTGGCGACCAGATCAGCCAGCATATTGCCCGCTTTTCCGAGGCCGATGCGGTGATCGTCGGGGCCGGGTTTGCGGGCATGTATCAGCTCAAACGCCTGCGCGAGATGGGACTGAAAGTCCGTGTTCTGGAAGCGGGCGACGGGGTTGGCGGGACCTGGTACTGGAACCGGTATCCGGGCGCGCGCTGCGACATTGAGAGCCTTGGCTATTCCTTCGGTTTTGACCCGGAGCTGGAGCAGGAATGGGGCTGGACGGAGCGCTATGCGACGCAGCCGGAAATCCTCACCTATGCCCAGCATGTGGCCGATCGCTATGACCTGAAAAAGGACATCACTTTCGAGACCCGCGTCACGCGCGCGATCTATGACGAGGATACAGAGCGCTGGACCATCTATACCGATACCGGCGAGGCGATCTCGACCCAGTTCTACATCATGGCGACGGGCTGTCTGTCGGTGCCGAAAGAGCCTGATATTGAAGGCTCGGACAGTTTTGAGGGGCCGACCTATATCACCGGGCGCTGGCCGCATGAGGGTGTCGATTTTACCGGCAAGAAGGTCGCCGTGATCGGCACTGGCTCGTCGGCGATCCAGTCGATCCCGCATATTGCCGAACAGGCGAGCCACCTCACCGTCTATCAGCGCACGCCGGCCTATTCGCTGCCCGCGGGCAACCGGCCGCTCAGCAATTCCGAAGTGTCCGAGATGAAGGAGCGCTACCGCGACTTCCGCGAGGAGCAGAAGTATAATTTCGCCGGTATCCCGCATCCGAAACGGGAGCTCGAGCCTGCGGCCATGGTCCCGCCGGAGGAGCGCCAGAGACGGCTTGAGGAAGGCTGGACTCAGGGGCTCACCGGCCTCACGACGAAGTTTGCCGATACGCTGGTCGATGAAGAGGCCAATGAGGTTGTGGCCAATTACATTCGTGAGCAGATCAAGGCGCGGGTCGATGATCCAGAGCTCGCCGAAACGCTGACGCCATACTCCTATCCGTTCGGCACCAAGCGGCCCTGTCTCGACACAAATTACTACGAGACCTTCAACCGCGATAATGTGAGCCTGGTCGACCTTCGCAAAACGCCGATGGAGCGGATCACGCCCAAGGGCATCAAGACAAGCGAAGGCGAAGAGGCGTTCGATGTCATCGTCTTTGCGACCGGCTTTGATGCGATGACGGGCGCGATCCTCAATGTTGATATCCGTGGCAAGGGCGGCCTCGCGCTGGCCGACAAATGGGCGAACGGGCCGCACACCTATCTTGGGCTTGCGATTGAGGGCTTCCCGAACCTCTTCACCATCACCGGGCCGTCCAGCCCGTCAGTTCTCTCCAATATGATGGTCTCCATTGAGCAGCATGTGGACTGGGTATCCGACTGTATTGGCTGGATGCGGGGCAAGGACCTGGCAACCATCGAGCCAACCGAAGCGGCTGAGGATGAATGGGCCGAGCACAATGAAGCGGTGGCCGAGCAGACGCTCTTCCCGCAGGCCAATAGCTGGTATATCGGCGCGAATGTGCCGGGAAAGCCGCGCACCTTCATGGCCTATATTGCCGGGGTCGATGTCTACCGCATCATCTGCGACCAGATCGCGGCGAGCGGCTATCACGGCTTTGAAACGTCAAAGGCGAAGCAGGCGGCCGTGGCGGCCTGA